DNA sequence from the Coffea eugenioides isolate CCC68of chromosome 9, Ceug_1.0, whole genome shotgun sequence genome:
GTTTTTGGGGGATAAAGGAACATATTAATTATGTTGAATGCCCTCATAGAATTCATAATTGCACGAATCAACTTTAAAATTTTGGACAAGTGTGTTTGGTTAACCatgatttgggaaaaaaaattatttgtttggattgaggattatttgccaaaatttatttgcttacatcatcattacaatttccaatacacctttttatctttccaattacctttttatctcacatacatcacatcacaaaaagtactacagtaaaaatatctcaaataatttacaatccaaacagataCAAATCActtatccttttttttcttgtcaTTAAACCACTTCCACTGGCTAGGGTCTCATATAAAACCAAATAATTTGTAAATCTAAATTACCTAAGTTATCCACTATATAAGAGGTCAAAATAAGATATACCATATAGGACTGAATGATGAATTGAGTTATTCGATACCCGATTCGAGTTTAATTTGATAAAAGTTCGTTTGATTCTGGTTTCCCAACTAATTAAGTGGAGTTTGACTAGCGTCTTATATTCAATAACTTTTAAATTCGATAAAAAAAACTCGTTCAAATCTGATTCATCAGATAAACAAagttaaatttaaataaaattttaaacttgttaaaataatcaaacaaacttGAATATTAAGATGTTCGGTTTCGTTACACACTCATTTACAGCCCTAATAGCCGACCTCATAAGGAGGTTAAAGTTTtttcaagggaaaaaaaaaaacaaaacggAGAGAGAGAGGATGTCAATGTAATAACCAAAAGTTAATGAGGGAAATTTCTATAACCTTGCTAAAAGTTGGAGAAAGTTAGTATATAAAATACCCCGACCTTTTTGGGTAATTGTAAGAAAGTCTCAGGCTATAAATAATTTCCTGCGCGTTAAAACTAACCATATTGgtgctctctctccctctctctcatcttccctttctctctctacGTTTCTATCATCGCACAAAGCAAAGAGTCTCTCATAAGACTCTAATTCCTCGATTTTTCGACATCTTGGTTTATGAGGTAataatgaattgattttgaGTTAGCTTTGATGAGATTTGCAGATAGATCTGATTTTACTCTTTAAGAAATTGCTGAAATGGAAAATCTgcttattgtttttttttttccaaaaatgtcAATTGAACAATCGGTGTTAATTGTTCTTTCAAGATCGAATGATTCGTTCATTCTGATGTGTTAGGTGACTAATCGTCTTCCAAAACAGGAAAAGATTGGAATTGATTTAACAAAAGCTagcctttgttttttttttcatatgatTTCTTGCTGTAGATTTAGCTGAGAAGACGTTTTATGGTtcagttatatatatatagatctAGAAGATAGCtgattttattgtttaaaaattttattcacGAATCACGATGGAGTATTGAACTTATTGATCTGGTGTGATTTTGCAGCTCGAAGGAGAGACCCACTCTTGGGTAAGTTTCCTTTAATTTTTAGGTTTTCATGCATAAATCTGTAAATAGGATGTTCATTTGCTAGTACTAGCTATTGATTATGTTTTATTATGATTTGACGTCAAATTGGAATATTCTGGTGGATAGTTATTGATTTCCTGGATATTAATTTTAAGAGTTTGGAGAACTGAGTTTTATGATGTGATATAAAATGAGGCTTCTCTGATGGTGAAGCTAAATTCAAGTAACTGCTTTGAATGTTTGGGACCTTTGTCATTTAGAACGCAATATTAAAATAAGGTTTCACTTTCTGCAGTTTTAAATGCAAGAGAACTAGTAATTGACAGCAGAATATGTGACTTTAGCCCCAAAAGAACAcaaaaaaggaaggaagaatGAAAGAACCAAAGAAATGTTCCAACTGGGAATTTATCCTTAAAACACAACAGTTACACACTGCTTTGCTGGTTTCCTGCAGTTTCTTTAGACTTCAAAACGCCTATGGTTTTGTTTCATCAAGATGATGCTATTTTGGTTCTGAAATTTAtggttttttcttgttttatttgcACTTTTGAGTTCTATATGTTGTTGCATCATTGCCAAAGTGATAGGTCATGCTCCATAGAGAGTGTGATGCTATAAGTTTTCTTTCATGCATGTAAAAATTGCTCTGTCAGGTTGTTGATTTTAGCCTGTCAAGACTGAGGTTACTCCCATCAACTATTTTTCATTTATCCTGTGGACAACTCAATCAGAACTATCGTGATTTGTTCTCTCTTATATGTTGTCAACTAAATCAGAAGCTTAGTTGCTTAATTGACCTGATTTTCTTTTGCAGTTGTATATTTGTTTGGCAATTAATATGATTATATACATAGGTAGTACAAATAAAATGTGTTAATCCTGAATATTATGGCCTGTTGTGTTTGTTTTAAACACTTACCCTGTTTAGAATTAGTTGACAATTTGGTCTGCCGTACAGTGGCACGCGGATTAAGACCCGCAAACGGAATATTGCGGCACCGCTGGACCCTGCAGCATTTGCGGATGCAGTGGTCCAGATTTATCTGGATAATGCTGGTGATCTggtaaatatttttttgatcCATACTAACTTcattttctccctttttcttctgtttttctttgtttataTTCTACCTGCTTGTGCATTCTTACAAGTTTGTACGCATGTTTGGCTGGTGAAGGGGTCAAAGAGGTTCCATAATAaattttgcacttcatgcaGGAACTTATTGCTAGGAGCATTGAGTCCTCAGACCTTAACTTCTCAAGATACGGTGACACCTTTTTTGAGGCAAGTATCTCAGGATTTTTGTAAAGCTCTTTATATACTTGATGCGTGTATTGCCATTAGTTTTTAATATTTCAATTTCCATCTCACAATGACTGCAAACATTGTCAGTGGGAAGTAAACAAGAATGTCTGTAAGGTTTGATAAAATTTATGAATTTTGAGTGGAAAGAACTGTTCCTGCTACCCATGAACTTTTTTAAATGAGATTGTACAGCTAAGGATAATTGAGACTTTCTTGTGCTTTAATTGGATGGTGATGTTGTTAGCATTGTGAACGAGTCTTGTTTACCATTGTGCTTGAAGAAAAACGAATGAAGCTCCTATCATCATTTAATTGTATTATTATCATTTTGTACTCTACCCACTGGAAACATGACTGTTTTCAGACTCTGAGATGTCAAGTATATGCTCCACAAGTGTAGTTGGCCATCCTTTTTGTGGATTGCCTATTTAATGCCAATGGATGCATCCAGTTGCTAGATATGTTCACCTAGCACAAATTTTGGGGCATCCTAAATTTTGATAGTGGTTCTGTATGAGTATGTGAAGACCATTTTTTTAAGTGCTTTTCTGGTTGGTTCCTTTTAACTTGAGCAGTAAAAAGGTTGTCTGAAGATCTTATTCTTTGGTAGTTCGAAGTGTGTGGATATTAAAGTACTTGCGGGGGTTTACATAGGCAagctcttctttttctctcttggGTTACTTCTTTCTCCATTTCTCTTTGGGAAGTAGTGCTGGAATGGAAAGAGGGTTGGTAAAAACAAATCTTCTAATGGCACCTGATGAGGATTACTTACCATGTTATATTGTCTGAGGACTTTGAGGCTGCTGTGCTCTTTGATCTTACTCCTTGTAAATTTTCAGGTTGTCTTCACAGGGGGCCGTACACAACCTGGAACGACTAAACCTGATGAGGGGGACCGCCATCCTTACTCTATAATTGAGTGTGAGGCTAAGCGTGATGTCATTTTACCATCTGTAGTATACATACAGAAGATATTGCGAAGGAAACCTTTCCTTATAAAAAACCTTGAAAATGTTATGCGAAGATTTTTGCAATCGTTGGAGCTTTTCGAGGAAAATGAAAGGAAGAAGCTTGCTATTTTCACTGCTCTTGCTTTTTCACAGAAGTTGTCAGGTCTCCCACCTGAGACTGTGTTCCAACCCCTACTTAAGGATAACCTTGTTGGCAAAGGGCTAGTTCTGTCATTTATCACAGACTTCTTTAAGGAATATCTGATTGATAACAGCCTTGATGATTTAATTTCAATCTTGAAGCGGGGTAAGATGGAGGAAAATCTTCTTGAGTTCTTCCCCCCTGCAAAGAGAACTCCTGAAGCTTTCTCAGAGCATTTCACGTAAgttttctctttccctttttaAATTTGGAATGGCCTTCGGTGGCAGTTCAGTTTTCCTTTTTGCTTTTGTAAGatcaaatttaaatattttaggTGCTCCTGTAAAAATTCGTGATAGAAAAGATTTGAATTGATTGGCTTTTGTCTTTTTGTTCGTTCTATTTTGAGATTGCTTACAGAGCGGTTTCATGTTTACAGTATTATGGAATTTGAATCGTATGATTCTACCATCCTTTTTATATGACCTAGCTGTTATTGGATATGCAAGTGCCATTGTGTTAAGTCATGAAGATAAACCGTCTTTTCTTACCATTGGATATACTCTTTTCGAGTAACTTGATAACGTCAAGAAAATATTTGGCCTTAAGCAAATGCCATGTTTGTACTGTGTCCTATGAACACATGAAGAGTTACTCCGTAGATTTTCTGAGAAAGGTTTAAGCTGCTTGTTTTACTTTTTAGTGTTTGTGTATGGTTTACTAATGTAGAAAAAAGTTCTTACTTAGTACATTATTCTTGGGAAGAAAGAAGTTTCTGAAAGAAGTAACTGACAGATAGCAAAAGCTGtcttagtgttttttttttattatatccTTCAGTATACAGGGGAAATATAGAGAAATTGAGAGACGCCATCAACTCTTCTTACCATCACTATTTAAGATGAGAGCAGTATGTATTTGTGATGACCAtgatatgtgtgtgtgtgtatatatgttgATGTCaatttcttctctcttttcttctttgaagAGGATTTTGGTCTTTAGTTTCAAGTAATATCTTTATTGTTGTCACTGCCATCTGTGCTTCTTGAACTCTgtcatgtttcatttctttCCATATATTAAGTTTTGTCACTTTTTGCTTTGAACTTTCCTATGCTTTAAGTTGGGCCTCCTTTCTAATTAATTTGTTGACTGGTCTGAGAGGAATGAAATGAGGGCATTGAAAAGTTTATAAGCAAGATAGTTTGGAATTTAGccaagcaagaaaagaaagtaaattagTAGTAATACGCAATCCACATCAAACATGATATTTTTCTTCTCTCCAAAGAAATGGAGGAAAGACTTAGgtagattttttatttttatttttattttttgttggttAGCTTTGGCCAGTTGAATAGGATTATATTGCTTATCTTCGAAGTTCCAAAAATAATACAAGAACCCATATGTAAGAATGATGATGTTTAAGCAGGCAAAAAGCGTAGGCCTGCTTTGGTTTTTACTCTTTCCCCTTCCTAAATgtgccctctctctctctctctctctcacacacacacacacacatttttttttggttttatgaTATAATGTTGATTCTCTTTTCTTAATGCCTGTTGCCTAGTTCCCTCCCTTTTTCTCATCTACTTGGAAAATCAGTCACTTAATAAACACGTCTCTCAATTCTCAACAGTATGCATCAATTTTACTTGAATGTGCATGTATATGCATTAAGGGGCAATTTTCAATCATTATATTGTCTGGTTCTATGTACATGTTGCTAATAGTAGTTATATTTCTATTGTTTTATTCATTGGTGGTGATCTGAAACTCAATTTGTCTCTAGGTCTTATTTAGTTGATAGTAAGTCCTAAACATTGTAATTCTTTATTATCGTCTGTTTCCAGAGTTTAGTCAACTGTACTGAATTAAATGAATGTTTCAGCAAAGAGGGGCTTCTGCCGTTGGTTGAGTACAATGACAAGAAGATATTTGAGGTGAAGCTGAAGGAAATGAAATCTGCTCTAACAAGCCAGATAGCAGAAGAAGCAGGCATATCTGAAGTCATAGAAACAGTGAAGCAGCATGTAAAAGATGCTAAATTTCCTGACATTGAGGTTGTTCGGATTCTGTGGGATGTTCTGATGGATGCTGTTCAGTGGTCAGGCAAGAACCAACAGCAGAATGCAAATTCAGCTCTTCGTCAGGTATGACGTTTGATTTATGTATGGGGACCCTGCATAAGCATTGTATGTATTTAGCTACAACTTGCTAA
Encoded proteins:
- the LOC113748426 gene encoding basic leucine zipper and W2 domain-containing protein 2-like, producing the protein MSSKERPTLGGTRIKTRKRNIAAPLDPAAFADAVVQIYLDNAGDLELIARSIESSDLNFSRYGDTFFEVVFTGGRTQPGTTKPDEGDRHPYSIIECEAKRDVILPSVVYIQKILRRKPFLIKNLENVMRRFLQSLELFEENERKKLAIFTALAFSQKLSGLPPETVFQPLLKDNLVGKGLVLSFITDFFKEYLIDNSLDDLISILKRGKMEENLLEFFPPAKRTPEAFSEHFTKEGLLPLVEYNDKKIFEVKLKEMKSALTSQIAEEAGISEVIETVKQHVKDAKFPDIEVVRILWDVLMDAVQWSGKNQQQNANSALRQVKTWAKLLNTFCTSGKLELELIYKIQVQCYEDTKLMKLFPEIVKSLYDEDVLAEDTILHWCRKGTNPKGRQTFVKALEPFVKWLEEAEEEE